A single region of the Arthrobacter sp. PAMC25564 genome encodes:
- a CDS encoding iron ABC transporter permease, which produces MASKLAAPEISGETTSAGRGKRPRPPFGVSVVAILAVLIALFSLIPLGYVIFMTAATGWDAAVALIFRERVGELLLNTVLLMVITVPLCLVLGVGGAWLVERTNLKGHRWWAVLLAAPLAIPAFVNSYAWVSAVPSLGGLWSGVLIATLSYFPLVYIPAAATLSRLDPAIEQSAASLGLGAWRAFFRVVLPQLRIAMTGGALLVSLHLLAEYGAFAMIRFDTFTTAIMVQYRSTFNGTAGNMLASVLVFICLILLLVEVRGRGSARYARVGSGTQGRALRLPLHAYQVPAQLSLIALTGLAFGLPLTFVLRWILAGGPEIWAADEFLPALLQTLAYGLAGAIATTVVAFPMAYLAVRHPSWFSKALELSNYVTSSMPGIVVGLAFVTVSIRLAPGMYQTAGLLIAAYVLLFLPRALVNIRSGMSQAPKELDEAAQALGKPPLLSFLLVTLRLTAPAAAGGAALVFLAIVNELTATLLLSPNGTRTLATEFWSKSSEIDYAGAAPYALLMILISAPMTYLLFQQSKKAAGQ; this is translated from the coding sequence ATGGCAAGCAAGCTGGCGGCTCCCGAAATTTCCGGGGAAACGACGTCGGCGGGCAGGGGCAAGCGCCCCCGCCCGCCTTTCGGAGTTTCCGTTGTCGCGATCCTGGCGGTCCTGATCGCCCTCTTCTCGCTCATCCCGCTGGGCTACGTCATCTTCATGACGGCCGCCACCGGCTGGGACGCCGCCGTCGCCCTGATCTTCCGCGAGCGGGTGGGAGAACTCCTGCTCAACACGGTGCTGCTGATGGTGATCACGGTGCCGCTGTGCCTGGTGCTCGGGGTGGGCGGCGCCTGGCTGGTGGAGCGCACCAACCTCAAGGGCCACAGGTGGTGGGCCGTGCTCCTCGCCGCCCCGCTGGCGATTCCGGCCTTCGTCAACAGCTATGCGTGGGTTTCCGCTGTGCCCTCGCTCGGCGGGCTGTGGTCCGGCGTCCTGATCGCCACCCTCTCCTATTTCCCGCTGGTATATATCCCGGCGGCGGCGACGCTCAGCCGGCTGGACCCGGCCATCGAGCAGTCCGCCGCATCCCTGGGCCTGGGCGCCTGGCGAGCCTTCTTCCGCGTCGTGCTGCCCCAGCTGCGCATCGCCATGACCGGCGGTGCCCTGCTGGTATCCCTGCACTTGCTGGCCGAGTACGGCGCCTTCGCGATGATCCGCTTCGACACCTTCACCACCGCGATCATGGTGCAGTACCGGTCCACCTTCAACGGGACCGCCGGAAACATGCTGGCCAGCGTTCTCGTCTTCATCTGCCTGATCCTGCTGCTGGTGGAAGTCCGCGGCCGTGGCAGCGCCCGCTACGCCAGGGTCGGCTCCGGCACCCAGGGCCGCGCCCTGCGCCTGCCCCTGCACGCCTATCAGGTCCCCGCCCAGCTGTCGCTGATCGCCCTCACCGGACTGGCCTTCGGGCTGCCGCTGACGTTCGTGCTGCGCTGGATCCTTGCCGGCGGCCCGGAGATCTGGGCAGCGGATGAATTCCTTCCGGCGCTGCTGCAGACGCTCGCCTACGGCCTGGCCGGGGCCATAGCCACCACCGTCGTCGCGTTCCCCATGGCGTATCTGGCGGTGCGGCATCCGAGCTGGTTCAGCAAGGCCCTGGAACTGTCCAACTACGTCACGAGCTCCATGCCCGGAATTGTGGTGGGACTGGCCTTCGTGACCGTGAGCATCCGGCTGGCGCCGGGCATGTACCAGACCGCAGGACTCCTGATCGCGGCCTATGTGCTGCTGTTCCTGCCGCGGGCGCTCGTCAACATCCGTTCCGGCATGTCACAGGCACCCAAGGAGCTGGACGAGGCCGCGCAGGCACTCGGCAAGCCTCCCCTGCTCTCCTTCCTCCTGGTGACGCTGCGCCTCACGGCTCCCGCCGCCGCTGGCGGGGCGGCGCTCGTGTTCCTCGCGATCGTCAACGAGCTCACGGCGACCCTGCTGCTCTCCCCCAACGGGACCCGGACCCTTGCCACCGAGTTCTGGAGCAAGAGCAGCGAAATCGACTACGCCGGAGCCGCCCCGTATGCCCTGCTGATGATCCTGATCTCGGCGCCGATGACCTACCTCCTTTTCCAGCAGTCGAAGAAAGCAGCGGGACAGTGA
- a CDS encoding ABC transporter ATP-binding protein has protein sequence MAASVAPSTNNHLEITAVTKNFGSQAVLKGVNLSVAQGGTTAIVGPSGSGKTTLLRLIAGFEHPDTGSISLNGSKVAGDGVWVPAHKRHVGYVAQDGALFPHLTVGQNISFGLDAAKLPGRHRGVQARVGELLEMVALDPAMAKRRPHELSGGQQQRVALARALAREPELMLLDEPFSALDAGLRVATRRAVGKVLKDAGVTTILVTHDQGEALSFADQVAVMRDGKLAQIGNPFIVYTRPADRATAEFLGDAVILDAWMEGSLATCSLGGIPVRRPPAQGRVQLMLRPEQIRITEDGPIRGTVVDTDYFGPETTVRLQLPVPPVLAEGAVADHRYPGGGEVITIRHWNASIARPGTELRLRVVGEAVAFPLEDLPQG, from the coding sequence ATCGCCGCGTCCGTGGCCCCCAGCACCAATAACCACCTGGAGATCACCGCCGTCACCAAGAACTTCGGTTCCCAGGCCGTGCTCAAGGGCGTCAATCTCTCGGTGGCCCAGGGTGGGACGACGGCGATCGTCGGCCCCTCCGGTTCGGGCAAGACCACGCTGCTGCGGCTGATTGCCGGCTTTGAGCATCCCGACACCGGCAGCATCTCGCTCAACGGCAGCAAGGTGGCGGGCGATGGCGTCTGGGTCCCGGCGCATAAACGCCATGTCGGCTACGTGGCGCAGGACGGCGCCCTGTTCCCCCACCTGACCGTCGGGCAGAACATCTCCTTCGGCCTCGACGCGGCAAAGCTCCCCGGCAGGCACCGCGGGGTCCAGGCCAGGGTCGGTGAACTGCTGGAAATGGTCGCCCTGGACCCGGCCATGGCCAAGCGGCGCCCGCACGAGCTCTCGGGCGGCCAGCAGCAGCGCGTCGCGCTGGCCCGCGCTTTGGCCCGCGAGCCGGAACTCATGCTGTTGGATGAGCCGTTCTCCGCGCTCGACGCCGGCCTCCGGGTGGCCACCCGGAGGGCGGTCGGCAAAGTGCTGAAGGACGCCGGCGTGACCACGATCCTAGTGACGCATGACCAGGGTGAGGCCCTGTCCTTCGCGGACCAGGTCGCCGTCATGCGGGACGGGAAACTGGCCCAGATCGGCAACCCGTTCATCGTCTACACCCGCCCGGCGGACCGGGCCACCGCGGAGTTCCTGGGCGACGCCGTCATCCTCGATGCCTGGATGGAAGGCTCCCTGGCCACCTGCTCGCTGGGCGGCATCCCGGTGCGCAGGCCTCCCGCCCAGGGCCGGGTCCAGCTGATGCTCCGTCCCGAGCAGATCCGGATCACCGAGGACGGCCCCATCCGCGGCACCGTCGTGGATACCGACTACTTCGGCCCTGAAACCACGGTGCGGCTCCAGCTCCCCGTTCCGCCGGTCCTCGCCGAGGGAGCCGTAGCCGATCACCGCTACCCCGGCGGCGGCGAAGTCATCACCATCCGGCACTGGAATGCCTCCATCGCCCGCCCCGGCACCGAACTCCGCCTGCGCGTCGTGGGCGAGGCCGTGGCCTTCCCGTTGGAGGACCTGCCGCAGGGATGA
- a CDS encoding glycogen debranching N-terminal domain-containing protein — protein MTVQPALHRQHCAVAAPTQLWLDADGRMASGGGSGAGWFTGLLHGDTRMLCRAEVRVNGLEPEPATVEVEPGGVLRVRGIVRGIAGPTEDPAVELLQTWTVTPGVVRHSLQLSTSLEALDVEIQVQLAADFTEMSGIRLSRFRDPFQPFSADDSALRWRDGGKSLTVASPGSVTWGERLLWRGTAGRGRPFEAEWQAVLADSGDAVVAARPPASRRPRTEPTGALRLLLDNSLDELAGLRLATRELPDASFVAAGAPWYFTLFGRDSLWAARLLMPLDAGLAAGTLCTLAAFQGTRNDPASAEEPGKILHELRSGELVLESQGLHLPPVYFGAVDSTPLWLCLLGELGRAGTDDDAVRSLLPNAARAAEWLLNAAGVNTAGGANPGFLSYQDATGHGLSNQGWKDSADAMQFRDGRPADGPIALSEVQGYAYQAALETAGLFDAYGEPGGQALRDFAAALRHNFRERFWVEDDGGPFPAMALDGHGAALDIPASNMGHLLGTGILDAAEARLVADRLLSPELFSGYGVHTISRRAAGFWPFSYHCGSVWSHDTAIAVRGLLAEGFSTEARILAEGLLDASGSFGHRLPELFAGVGSEESGRAVPYPASCHPQAWSSASAVVIAQALGTRF, from the coding sequence ATGACTGTTCAGCCGGCCCTTCACCGCCAGCACTGTGCCGTCGCGGCCCCCACCCAGTTGTGGCTCGACGCCGACGGACGCATGGCCAGCGGAGGCGGTTCCGGTGCGGGATGGTTCACAGGCCTCCTCCATGGGGACACCCGGATGCTGTGCCGGGCCGAGGTCCGGGTCAACGGCCTGGAGCCCGAACCGGCCACGGTCGAGGTCGAGCCGGGCGGCGTGCTGCGCGTCCGGGGAATCGTCCGCGGCATCGCAGGCCCCACGGAGGACCCCGCCGTCGAGCTGCTCCAGACCTGGACCGTCACCCCCGGCGTGGTCCGCCATTCCCTGCAGCTGAGCACCTCACTCGAGGCCCTTGACGTGGAAATCCAGGTGCAGCTCGCCGCCGATTTCACCGAAATGTCCGGGATCCGCCTCAGCCGCTTCCGGGATCCGTTCCAGCCGTTCTCGGCCGACGACTCCGCCCTCCGCTGGCGCGACGGCGGCAAATCGCTCACGGTGGCCTCCCCCGGCAGCGTCACCTGGGGAGAACGGCTCCTGTGGCGGGGAACTGCGGGCCGTGGGCGGCCCTTCGAGGCTGAATGGCAGGCCGTGCTGGCAGACAGCGGGGACGCCGTGGTTGCCGCGCGTCCGCCGGCATCGCGGCGGCCCCGCACTGAGCCGACGGGGGCACTGCGCTTGCTCCTGGACAACTCCCTCGATGAGCTTGCCGGCCTCCGCCTGGCCACCCGGGAGTTGCCTGACGCGTCCTTCGTGGCCGCCGGCGCACCCTGGTATTTCACCCTTTTCGGCCGGGACTCGCTGTGGGCCGCACGGTTGCTGATGCCACTCGACGCCGGCCTTGCCGCCGGAACGCTGTGCACCCTGGCCGCCTTCCAAGGCACACGCAATGATCCTGCGTCCGCCGAGGAACCGGGCAAGATCCTGCATGAGCTGAGGTCCGGCGAACTGGTACTGGAGAGCCAGGGCCTGCACCTTCCCCCCGTGTACTTTGGCGCCGTGGATTCCACGCCGCTCTGGCTGTGCCTGCTCGGCGAGCTGGGCCGCGCCGGAACGGACGACGACGCGGTCCGTTCCCTGCTGCCCAACGCGGCGCGGGCGGCGGAATGGCTGTTAAACGCCGCAGGCGTAAACACGGCCGGCGGTGCGAACCCCGGGTTCCTCAGCTACCAGGACGCCACCGGGCATGGCCTGAGCAACCAGGGCTGGAAGGATTCCGCGGACGCCATGCAGTTCCGCGACGGGCGCCCGGCCGACGGCCCGATCGCCCTTTCCGAGGTCCAGGGCTACGCCTACCAGGCCGCGCTGGAAACTGCCGGGCTGTTCGATGCCTACGGGGAACCCGGCGGCCAGGCATTGCGGGACTTCGCCGCTGCCCTGCGGCACAATTTCCGGGAGCGGTTCTGGGTGGAGGACGACGGCGGGCCGTTCCCTGCCATGGCCCTGGACGGGCACGGCGCAGCCCTGGACATCCCGGCCTCCAACATGGGGCACTTGCTGGGCACCGGGATCCTGGACGCTGCCGAAGCCCGGCTCGTAGCGGACCGGCTGCTCAGCCCGGAGCTGTTTTCCGGCTACGGTGTGCACACCATCTCGCGCCGGGCCGCGGGCTTCTGGCCCTTCAGCTACCACTGCGGCTCGGTCTGGAGCCACGACACCGCCATTGCGGTCCGCGGGCTGCTCGCGGAGGGTTTCAGCACCGAAGCGCGGATCCTCGCCGAGGGCCTGCTGGACGCGTCAGGCTCCTTCGGACACCGGCTGCCGGAGCTCTTCGCCGGAGTGGGCTCCGAGGAATCCGGCCGTGCGGTGCCGTACCCGGCGTCGTGCCACCCGCAGGCCTGGTCCTCAGCCTCGGCCGTGGTGATCGCCCAGGCACTGGGCACCAGGTTTTAG
- a CDS encoding phosphatase PAP2 family protein yields MPAVRRVPRAPSAPARRARTGSQRSLFFGAAGLLVAGDAFFWFILAAVQSDSGPAALDSPVHDGLVGSRNPLATGVLTAVATVTSPLWMALIGLAIALAWAAWNREIWRPGLLMGAMAASFGLSTLIGHGVDRARPSAGDFMLGPADSLSFPSGHTFGAGVFLLVLAYLFVAGRAKPTTAVLAFAGAAAGTAVVALARLYLGYQWLTDVLASLGLAVAVTGTVILVDGLRTARSAGNAGAPRVGAGPAEAP; encoded by the coding sequence ATGCCTGCTGTCCGCCGTGTGCCCCGCGCTCCGTCCGCTCCGGCACGGCGCGCCCGCACCGGTTCCCAGCGCAGCCTCTTCTTCGGGGCAGCAGGCCTGCTGGTGGCTGGCGATGCGTTCTTCTGGTTCATCCTGGCCGCGGTCCAGTCGGACAGCGGACCGGCCGCCCTTGACAGCCCGGTGCATGACGGACTGGTGGGGTCCCGCAACCCGCTGGCCACCGGCGTACTGACGGCAGTGGCCACCGTGACGTCCCCGCTGTGGATGGCGCTGATCGGGTTGGCGATCGCCCTTGCATGGGCGGCATGGAATCGCGAAATCTGGCGGCCCGGCCTGCTGATGGGGGCGATGGCGGCATCCTTCGGGCTCTCCACCCTGATCGGGCACGGGGTGGACCGAGCCCGCCCCTCGGCGGGCGATTTTATGCTGGGCCCGGCCGATAGCCTTTCATTCCCCTCGGGGCATACTTTCGGCGCCGGGGTCTTCCTCCTCGTCCTTGCCTACCTGTTCGTGGCGGGCCGCGCGAAGCCGACGACGGCGGTGCTAGCCTTCGCGGGGGCAGCGGCCGGAACCGCCGTGGTCGCCCTGGCCCGGCTGTACCTGGGCTACCAGTGGCTGACCGATGTGCTTGCGTCACTGGGGCTGGCCGTGGCTGTTACCGGGACCGTGATTCTGGTGGACGGACTCCGCACGGCGCGGTCCGCGGGCAACGCGGGCGCCCCGCGCGTCGGAGCGGGTCCCGCGGAAGCGCCCTAA
- a CDS encoding YdeI/OmpD-associated family protein yields the protein MAAELEELLVKDAAAWRAWLQAHHAESPGVWLVLHKKGGSVTELDYEAALLEALCFGWIDGQGRRRDEATSFQRMTRRGPRSAWSARNVERVGRLEAAGKMTAAGRAAVEGAKADGRWEAAYSGAATAEVPADLAAAIAAEPRAQAMFEVLSSVNRYALIYRTNAVKQASTRERKIAGFVEMLARYETPYPQAKRPQAP from the coding sequence ATGGCTGCTGAGCTTGAGGAACTGCTGGTGAAGGACGCCGCCGCGTGGCGCGCATGGCTGCAGGCGCACCACGCGGAGAGTCCGGGCGTGTGGCTGGTGCTGCACAAAAAGGGCGGCTCGGTCACGGAGCTGGACTACGAGGCCGCCCTGCTGGAGGCGCTCTGCTTCGGCTGGATTGACGGCCAGGGCAGGCGCCGGGACGAGGCGACCTCGTTCCAGCGGATGACCCGCCGCGGGCCCAGGAGCGCGTGGTCGGCGCGGAATGTGGAGCGGGTCGGGCGGCTCGAAGCCGCCGGGAAAATGACTGCGGCAGGCCGTGCCGCCGTCGAGGGCGCCAAGGCGGACGGGCGCTGGGAAGCGGCGTATTCCGGGGCGGCGACGGCGGAAGTCCCCGCGGACCTCGCCGCGGCCATCGCGGCCGAACCCCGGGCGCAGGCCATGTTCGAGGTCTTAAGCTCGGTGAACCGCTATGCCCTGATCTACCGCACCAACGCGGTCAAACAAGCCTCGACGCGGGAGCGGAAGATTGCCGGCTTCGTGGAAATGCTGGCCCGGTATGAAACCCCGTACCCGCAAGCCAAGCGGCCCCAGGCCCCATAG
- a CDS encoding VOC family protein has translation MLRVRPVHFTSRLDQWERLLLDLGLVKTSDEATWREFDAGSGRLALHFTEEGSAADGTTSLGVEVGDPEEFARRTNEAGAVGGGTTAEVIEADHGSSCRITATDGFSFLADPAVRAADGTWAGSAEADPAIAVVGVWFSEDAAGAAGTLRSIGARPRPVPDNDETADFTAKNGGVLMVRAAAGPGRAGLGFEYDGDLDGLRNRLAEAGHDVALTEEAFSRSLHVANPDAEGAAAHHPTLWIASARGPA, from the coding sequence ATGCTGCGTGTCAGGCCCGTCCACTTCACATCCCGCCTGGACCAGTGGGAGCGGCTCCTCCTCGATCTCGGTCTGGTCAAGACCTCCGACGAGGCCACCTGGCGCGAGTTCGACGCCGGTTCGGGCCGCCTGGCGCTCCATTTCACCGAGGAGGGTTCCGCGGCAGACGGCACCACGAGCCTCGGGGTGGAAGTCGGCGATCCGGAAGAGTTCGCCCGGCGGACCAACGAGGCCGGGGCAGTCGGCGGGGGTACCACCGCGGAGGTCATCGAGGCGGACCACGGCTCCTCGTGCCGCATTACCGCCACGGACGGCTTCAGCTTCCTGGCCGATCCTGCGGTGCGCGCGGCCGACGGCACCTGGGCCGGGTCCGCGGAGGCGGATCCGGCCATCGCCGTCGTCGGGGTGTGGTTCTCCGAGGATGCCGCGGGGGCAGCCGGAACGCTGCGCAGCATTGGCGCCCGGCCGCGCCCCGTCCCGGACAACGACGAAACTGCTGACTTCACGGCGAAGAACGGCGGGGTCCTGATGGTCCGTGCGGCTGCCGGCCCCGGGCGGGCCGGCCTGGGCTTCGAATACGACGGCGATCTGGATGGCTTGCGGAACCGGCTTGCCGAGGCGGGGCATGACGTGGCCCTGACCGAGGAGGCCTTCAGCCGTTCGCTGCATGTGGCCAACCCCGATGCGGAAGGCGCTGCCGCCCACCATCCGACCCTCTGGATTGCCTCGGCACGGGGGCCTGCCTGA
- a CDS encoding NUDIX hydrolase family protein produces the protein MNVRTPDPNPGWLSEDDLFEARGRLPMVYVEAVPVRLDPLGFVNEVGTLLQADQDGTMIRSLVSGRVLYRETIRAALLRHMEKDLGPLAFPQLPISPVPFTVAEYFPSPSQTGFTDDRQHAVALAYIIPVTGDCSPRQDALELTWMTPQEVMGSDVQLEFSGGRGALIRQALAFAGVGN, from the coding sequence ATGAACGTTCGCACTCCTGACCCGAATCCCGGCTGGCTCTCCGAAGACGATTTGTTTGAGGCGCGCGGCAGGCTGCCCATGGTCTACGTCGAGGCCGTCCCGGTCCGGCTGGATCCGCTAGGGTTCGTGAACGAGGTCGGCACCCTGCTGCAGGCCGACCAGGACGGCACCATGATCCGTTCCCTGGTCTCGGGCCGGGTCTTGTACCGAGAGACCATCCGTGCCGCCCTGCTCCGCCACATGGAGAAGGACCTCGGCCCGCTGGCGTTTCCGCAGCTGCCGATCAGCCCCGTCCCGTTCACCGTGGCTGAATACTTCCCGTCCCCCTCGCAGACGGGCTTCACCGATGACCGGCAGCATGCCGTCGCCTTGGCCTACATCATCCCGGTCACGGGCGACTGTTCCCCGCGGCAGGACGCCCTCGAGCTGACCTGGATGACGCCGCAGGAAGTCATGGGCTCGGACGTGCAGCTCGAGTTCAGCGGGGGCCGCGGCGCCCTCATCCGCCAGGCGCTGGCCTTCGCCGGCGTGGGCAACTAG
- a CDS encoding IS1182 family transposase: MQGREREQRTLLDVEALAGELLAPGSVFAFLAEHRGRLFPDSMMEDLFGSKRGRPSVPAPVIGSVLVLQALQGLSDRETAEALTYDLRWKAACGYALTDTAFHPTTLVYWRKRLAASANPHRIMDAVTEVVTATGILKGRNRRALDSTVLDDAVARQDTVTQLIAAVRRFGRDVPGGKDLIAAHATGYDYTRAGKPDIAWDDAQARDELISALVNDALALLAAVDPQQFDKNPGDPSDAGDPKAAEAYALLALVAGQDVEPAEDSDGTDGRWKIARKTAPDRMISIVDPDARHAHKTRKAMRDGYKAHIVNEPGTGIVTAAAVTKAAGPGSSDAEAGAGLLSADPTVEENQQVDALGDSAYGTGDMLKALAAAGHRALVKPKPLAAAIAGGFTIDDFAYDKAAGTLTCPNGLSRRITAKGRVTFGAACRGCPLKDRCTTAAGGRKIELHPDHELMRAHRAAARNEDFQSDYKQHRPMVERSIAWLTAGNNRRLRYLGVAKNDAWFRLRAGAVNLKRLLSLGLTVREGAWAIA, from the coding sequence ATGCAAGGACGTGAGCGGGAACAGCGGACGCTGTTGGACGTGGAGGCGCTGGCCGGGGAGCTGTTGGCCCCGGGCAGCGTTTTCGCGTTCCTGGCCGAACACCGGGGACGGTTGTTCCCTGATTCGATGATGGAGGACCTGTTCGGGTCGAAGCGGGGCAGGCCCTCGGTGCCGGCGCCGGTGATCGGCTCGGTGCTGGTGCTGCAGGCCCTGCAGGGGCTTTCGGACCGGGAGACCGCCGAGGCGTTGACGTATGACCTGCGGTGGAAGGCGGCCTGCGGGTACGCGCTGACGGATACCGCGTTCCACCCGACCACGCTCGTGTACTGGCGCAAGCGCCTGGCGGCAAGCGCGAACCCGCACCGGATCATGGACGCGGTCACCGAAGTCGTCACCGCCACCGGGATCCTCAAGGGCCGCAACCGCAGGGCACTTGACTCGACGGTCCTGGATGACGCGGTCGCACGGCAGGACACCGTCACGCAGCTGATCGCCGCCGTGCGCCGCTTCGGCCGCGATGTGCCCGGCGGCAAGGACCTGATCGCGGCCCACGCCACCGGGTACGACTACACCCGTGCCGGGAAACCGGACATCGCCTGGGACGACGCGCAGGCCAGGGACGAGCTGATCTCCGCCCTGGTCAACGACGCGCTGGCGCTGCTGGCGGCGGTGGACCCGCAGCAGTTCGACAAAAACCCCGGCGATCCTTCCGATGCAGGCGATCCGAAGGCCGCCGAAGCGTATGCGCTGCTGGCGCTGGTTGCCGGGCAGGACGTGGAACCGGCCGAGGACTCGGACGGCACGGACGGGCGGTGGAAGATCGCCCGGAAAACCGCCCCGGACCGGATGATCTCCATCGTGGACCCCGACGCGCGGCACGCCCACAAGACCCGCAAGGCGATGCGGGACGGATACAAGGCACACATCGTCAACGAGCCCGGGACCGGGATCGTGACTGCCGCCGCGGTAACGAAGGCCGCCGGCCCCGGTTCCTCGGATGCCGAGGCCGGGGCCGGGCTGCTGTCAGCGGACCCGACGGTGGAGGAAAACCAGCAGGTGGACGCCCTCGGTGATTCGGCCTACGGCACCGGGGACATGCTCAAGGCCCTCGCCGCGGCCGGACACCGGGCCCTGGTCAAACCCAAACCGCTGGCCGCCGCCATCGCCGGCGGATTCACGATCGATGACTTCGCCTACGACAAGGCCGCCGGGACGCTGACCTGCCCGAACGGGCTCAGCCGCAGGATCACGGCCAAGGGCCGCGTCACCTTCGGCGCCGCCTGCCGCGGGTGCCCGCTGAAAGACAGGTGCACGACCGCGGCAGGCGGCCGCAAGATCGAACTGCATCCCGACCACGAACTGATGCGCGCCCACCGCGCCGCAGCCCGGAACGAGGACTTCCAGTCCGACTACAAACAGCACCGGCCCATGGTCGAACGCTCCATCGCGTGGCTCACCGCCGGGAACAACCGGCGCCTGCGCTACCTCGGCGTGGCGAAAAACGATGCCTGGTTCCGGCTCCGGGCCGGCGCGGTGAACCTCAAACGCCTCCTCAGCCTCGGGCTGACCGTCCGGGAGGGCGCCTGGGCCATCGCATAG
- a CDS encoding DUF6707 family protein, giving the protein MTHPPAFRNYKEQQAGSLQAGDQLLLPGGDRSAEIQRVDVETDDFGTSAIVLATLTGGGMLRIAAGSTVLLTVDEPDTEPPAAAVAGPPADSGSGHSGSGHSGEEPADGATAPPAVVVPPLPAGPPALGSPGEDDLALIPAPEGTPESVIEAVAEAHPGSPGVQLLGERLAKGINTKSGSCLKDLSDLAHELFIILKDPEHALAVADLLNVLPFDGNPGRWTSVESSLALSSYICRQLGQEERAAAYERFLRAPDTMETDPFKARINAKVRQRLLNEPNLYDKEVFRSIDNSNPDAEREWRRLRLESLLFLRAHGGSETIGTQELERRIVNELESVRA; this is encoded by the coding sequence ATGACCCACCCCCCAGCCTTCCGGAACTACAAAGAACAGCAGGCTGGATCTCTGCAGGCCGGCGACCAGCTGCTCCTGCCCGGCGGAGACCGCTCCGCCGAAATCCAGCGCGTGGACGTTGAAACGGACGATTTCGGTACGTCCGCCATCGTCCTGGCGACCCTCACCGGGGGCGGTATGCTGCGGATCGCGGCCGGTTCGACGGTCCTGCTCACGGTGGACGAGCCGGACACGGAACCGCCGGCCGCCGCTGTAGCCGGGCCGCCCGCGGACAGCGGTTCCGGACACAGCGGTTCCGGGCACAGCGGTGAGGAGCCGGCCGACGGCGCCACCGCACCCCCCGCCGTCGTTGTTCCGCCGCTTCCCGCCGGCCCGCCCGCCCTGGGCAGTCCGGGCGAAGATGACCTTGCCCTGATCCCGGCCCCCGAGGGAACCCCCGAATCCGTGATCGAGGCAGTGGCCGAGGCGCATCCCGGCTCACCCGGGGTGCAGCTGCTCGGCGAGCGGCTGGCCAAGGGTATCAACACCAAGTCCGGCAGCTGCCTCAAGGACCTCAGCGATCTGGCCCACGAGCTGTTCATCATCCTCAAGGACCCCGAGCACGCCCTCGCCGTCGCGGATCTGCTCAATGTCCTGCCCTTCGACGGCAACCCGGGCCGCTGGACCTCGGTTGAGTCATCGCTGGCCTTGTCCAGCTACATCTGCCGGCAGCTGGGGCAGGAGGAGCGGGCCGCGGCCTATGAGAGGTTCCTCCGGGCGCCCGACACGATGGAAACGGACCCGTTCAAGGCCCGGATCAACGCGAAGGTGCGCCAGCGCCTCCTCAACGAGCCGAACCTGTATGACAAGGAAGTCTTCCGCTCCATCGACAACTCGAACCCGGATGCGGAGCGTGAGTGGCGGCGGCTGCGGCTCGAATCACTGCTCTTCCTGCGCGCCCACGGCGGTTCGGAAACCATCGGCACCCAGGAACTGGAGCGCCGGATCGTCAATGAACTGGAGTCGGTCCGCGCCTGA
- a CDS encoding SRPBCC domain-containing protein yields MTNNLSVVINSDAQQVWTMLREPAKVAQWHGWEADDLAAEINEIYFSPNVVEGADHTSLVVNGGDIFTLKPVPTGTEVSVTRAAVDHNSEWAAWDEDITQGWLTFLQQLRFALEHHPHGKRKTFFFSVPGSDGSAIEKLGLGDVPAPGEPYSLTLATGEDVSGKVWFRSNHQVGLTVHSYAEHGEGLVIVADQPAIPDIRPDGGSLVIVSSYDLGAHRLEAIRGYWDKWRAENYPTSDPLH; encoded by the coding sequence ATGACGAACAATCTGAGCGTTGTGATCAATTCCGATGCGCAGCAGGTTTGGACGATGCTGCGCGAACCCGCCAAAGTGGCCCAGTGGCACGGCTGGGAGGCCGATGACCTGGCCGCCGAAATCAACGAGATCTACTTCAGCCCCAATGTCGTCGAAGGCGCCGACCACACGTCCCTGGTGGTCAACGGCGGAGACATCTTCACGCTGAAGCCGGTCCCCACCGGCACGGAAGTCAGCGTCACGAGGGCCGCGGTCGACCACAATTCCGAGTGGGCCGCCTGGGACGAGGACATTACCCAGGGCTGGCTGACGTTCCTGCAGCAGCTGCGCTTCGCCCTTGAGCACCACCCGCACGGGAAGCGGAAGACATTCTTCTTCTCCGTGCCCGGGAGCGACGGCTCGGCCATCGAGAAGCTTGGGCTCGGCGACGTCCCGGCGCCCGGAGAACCGTACTCGCTCACCCTGGCCACCGGCGAGGACGTCTCGGGCAAGGTGTGGTTCCGGAGCAACCACCAGGTGGGCCTGACGGTCCACAGCTACGCCGAGCACGGGGAAGGCCTGGTGATCGTGGCGGACCAGCCCGCCATCCCGGATATCCGGCCCGACGGCGGTTCGCTCGTGATCGTCTCCAGCTACGATCTGGGGGCCCACCGGCTCGAGGCGATCCGCGGCTACTGGGACAAGTGGCGGGCTGAGAACTACCCCACATCCGATCCGCTGCACTAA